The genomic DNA CCGACCTCGAGCCCTCTGCCGATCCGGCCCCTGATCCGCTTCCTGGGTCCTGAGACCCTGGAAACCTTCGCTCGCCACGCCCCGTTCCTTTCGGTGCTCAAGGTCATTCTGGGAGGGCCTGGGGACGCCATCCACCCGCCCCTGGAAACGACTCCGGAAAAAACCCGCGAAGCCAGCATGACGTCCTCACTCTTCGGAATCCAAGACCTTCTCCACCGACCCTGGTCCTCCCTGTCCACCGGCCAAGCCTGGAAGGTCCTCCTGGCCAGAACTTGGCTGGCCAGACCTAGGGTGTTGGTCTGGGACGAGTTCGCCTCCTCCCTGGACCCGGAAACCAGATCGAACCTGGCCGAAACGCTGGACCGCATGGCCGAAGCAATGACGCTGCGTCTGGTTCTGTCCACCCACCGGCCGGACGAACTCCCGACCTGCGTGAACAGGATTCTGGAACTGCCCGAAGGCGTAATCCGATCCAGGCCCGCTCAGTCGCTTTCGGTCAAGTCCGCCCCCATCCGGAGGCCTGGTCCATCCGTCCCCGATTGCCCTTGCCTGATCCGGATGGAACATTGCCGGGTCCGTCGAGCGGGACGAATCATTCTGGATGTCGAAAACTGGGA from Deltaproteobacteria bacterium includes the following:
- a CDS encoding ATP-binding cassette domain-containing protein; translated protein: PTSSPLPIRPLIRFLGPETLETFARHAPFLSVLKVILGGPGDAIHPPLETTPEKTREASMTSSLFGIQDLLHRPWSSLSTGQAWKVLLARTWLARPRVLVWDEFASSLDPETRSNLAETLDRMAEAMTLRLVLSTHRPDELPTCVNRILELPEGVIRSRPAQSLSVKSAPIRRPGPSVPDCPCLIRMEHCRVRRAGRIILDVENWEIRQGQHWAILGPNGAGKSTLLALAAGRVRPLAPGRVVWFGDPDLRDVQSVRARMGEFSPSLQTLIPPSAQVPDVIASGLSGGFPPIRANDQGCERAKDLAREHGLDDLLTRPFAQLSFGQQRLVGLVRALANEPDLVLLDEPFSGLDETWRQRIGHILAQATSRPRTLVVVTHHPESLPTLTWNVLRLDNGRPD